From one Lycium ferocissimum isolate CSIRO_LF1 chromosome 5, AGI_CSIRO_Lferr_CH_V1, whole genome shotgun sequence genomic stretch:
- the LOC132055947 gene encoding LRR receptor-like serine/threonine-protein kinase GSO1, with the protein MGSVHLSYLLLFLTTLGVVLAGSSPNGSDSYWLLRIKSKFVDPFGVLENWSEGTSICTWNGVACSDDQSHIVGLNLSASGLEGPISQEFAHVTSLRVIDLSDNFLNGTIPPELGELHNLEELLLFSNFLTGEIPSEIGHLRKLQVLRIGANMLTGQVIPEIGKLSELRVLALAYCQFSGKMPNEIGNLKHLINLDLQQNSLTGPIPESIGGCKNLQNFAASNNRIGGRIPSSVGQLESLEILNLANNSFSGLIPVELSHLSNLKYLNLFGNELEGEIPFELNKLVQLETLDLSNNNLSGTISLLNTQLKNLETLALSGNFLTGSIPSNFCLRGSSLSLLILADNKLSGNFPMELLNCTSLRQLDLSGNNFGGMLPRGLDRVESLTDLLLNNNSFTGTIPPEIGNLTNLEDLYLFHNMLSGGIPVEIGKLQRLRELYLYENQLSGNIPRELTNCTSLTRVDFFGNQFSSSIPDAIGRLKNLEILQLRQNELSGPIPSSLGYCKKLQKLALADNKLSGSLPPTFRFLSELDLITLYNNSLEGPLPESLSLLKNLSKVNFSHNKFSGSISPLAGLNSLTALDLTNNSFSGLLPSELALSNNLTRLRLANNFLTGELPSEFGQLEKLRFLDLSFNNLTGDLAPSLAGLKNLGHFLLSSNQFSGKIPTWLGGIEGLGELDLSFNNFTGSVPVELGSCPRLLKLTLSNNRLSGAVPQELGNLTSLNVLNLQRNNLSGSIPSTLQKCQKLYELRLSENNLTGSIPYEIGSLSELQVILDLSKNQLSGEIPSSLGNLVKLERLNLSFNQLEGKVPQSFGRLSSLHILNLSYNHLQGSIPSTFSGFPLSSFIGNDHKLCGPPLLSCSEIKGHEGIWQLSKAGVVGITVAIVFTATVICMVLLYIMLRIWCNWRKVTISCSETGGFESKSREGENWVYGEEIKSGSKYWNTTSLTPSKGKQTSKGTCMFNLSVSSSDSTEKPLV; encoded by the coding sequence ATGGGAAGTGTTCATCTTTCTTATCTGCTGCTTTTCTTGACAACACTTGGTGTTGTTCTAGCTGGTTCTTCTCCAAATGGTTCAGATTCTTATTGGCTTTTGCGAATAAAGTCAAAATTTGTTGATCCATTTGGAGTTCTTGAAAACTGGTCTGAAGGAACTAGCATATGTACCTGGAATGGAGTGGCATGTTCTGATGATCAGTCTCATATTGTGGGCCTGAATCTTTCTGCTTCAGGACTAGAAGGTCCAATATCTCAAGAATTCGCGCATGTCACTTCTCTTCGAGTGATTGATTTATCGGACAATTTTCTTAATGGAACAATCCCTCCTGAATTAGGAGAGCTTCATAACTTGGAGGAATTGcttcttttctccaattttctcacTGGTGAGATTCCTTCGGAGATCGGTCATTTGAGAAAGCTGCAAGTTCTTAGAATTGGAGCTAACATGTTGACAGGCCAAGTGATACCAGAAATTGGTAAACTTTCTGAGTTGAGAGTCTTGGCTCTTGCTTATTGCCAATTCAGTGGAAAAATGCCAAATGAGATTGGTAACTTGAAGCATCTGATAAATCTTGACTTGCAGCAAAACAGTCTTACTGGCCCCATACCAGAATCAATTGGCGGCTGCAAAAATCTTCAAAATTTTGCAGCATCAAATAACAGAATTGGAGGTCGTATTCCTTCCTCAGTTGGTCAGCTCGAATCACTCGAAATCTTGAACCTGGCAAACAACAGCTTTTCTGGTTTAATTCCTGTTGAGTTGAGCCATCTCTCCAATTTGAAGTACTTAAACTTGTTTGGTAATGAATTGGAGGGAGAAATCCCTTTCGAGCTCAACAAGTTGGTTCAGCTCGAAACATTAGATTTATCAAATAACAATCTTTCAGGAACCATATCCCTTCTCAACACTCAGCTGAAGAATCTTGAGACTTTAGCACTCTCTGGAAACTTCTTAACAGGAAGCATCCCGAGTAATTTCTGTCTCCGCGGTTCAAGCTTAAGCCTACTTATTCTGGCTGACAATAAGCTATCAGGCAACTTCCCCATGGAGCTACTAAATTGCACGTCCTTGCGACAGCTGGATCTCTCTGGTAACAACTTTGGAGGAATGCTGCCACGTGGCCTCGACAGGGTAGAAAGTCTCACGGACCTCCTGCTCAACAATAACAGCTTTACTGGAACCATACCGCCTGAGATAGGAAACTTGACTAACCTGGAAGATTTGTACCTGTTCCATAACATGCTCTCTGGTGGAATTCCAGTTGAAATTGGAAAGCTTCAGAGGCTGCGCGAACTGTACCTCTACGAAAACCAGTTGTCAGGAAATATCCCAAGAGAATTGACAAACTGCACCAGCTTAACGCGAGTTGATTTCTTTGGTAATCAATTTTCCAGCTCTATTCCTGATGCCATTGGTCGGCTTAAGAATCTTGAAATTCTTCAGCTAAGGCAGAATGAGTTGTCTGGTCCAATTCCATCAAGCTTAGGCTACTGCAAGAAGCTTCAAAAACTGGCTTTGGCTGATAACAAACTTTCAGGATCATTGCCACCAACTTTCAGATTTCTCTCAGAACTGGACCTGATTACTCTTTACAACAATTCCCTTGAAGGTCCACTTCCTGAATCTCTTTCCCTTCTGAAAAATCTCAGCAAAGTTAACTTTTCTCACAATAAGTTTAGTGGAAGCATTTCTCCCCTAGCTGGTTTAAATTCCCTAACAGCTCTTGACTTAACAAACAACAGCTTTTCTGGTCTTCTCCCAtctgagttagccttgtcaAATAATCTAACCCGTCTTCGCCTTGCTAATAATTTTCTCACTGGAGAACTCCCTTCTGAATTTGGACAACTTGAAAAGCTTAGATTTCTTGATTTATCGTTCAACAATTTGACCGGAGATCTAGCACCTTCCCTTGCTGGCCTAAAAAACCTTGGCCATTTTCTCCTTAGCTCTAATCAATTTTCGGGAAAAATTCCCACATGGTTAGGAGGTATAGAAGGTCTTGGTGAGCTCGATCTTTCCTTCAACAACTTCACTGGATCAGTTCCAGTAGAACTTGGAAGTTGTCCGAGATTACTCAAACTTACTCTCAGTAACAACAGATTATCAGGTGCCGTACCACAAGAATTGGGAAATCTCACAAGTTTAAATGTCTTGAATCTTCAAAGAAACAATCTTTCTGGCTCCattccttcaactcttcaaaaatgCCAGAAGCTCTATGAGCTAAGGCTCTCTGAGAACAACTTAACTGGCTCAATCCCTTATGAAATCGGCTCTTTATCCGAGTTACAAGTGATACTAGACCTGAGCAAGAATCAACTTTCTGGTGAAATTCCTTCATCACTTGGAAATCTTGTGAAGTTAGAAAGACTAAATCTTTCATTCAATCAACTTGAAGGAAAAGTCCCACAATCATTTGGAAGGTTATCAAGTTTGCATATTCTCAATCTGTCGTATAATCATCTCCAAGGCTCAATTCCTTCCACATTTTCAGGATTTCCACTGAGCTCTTTCATAGGTAATGATCATAAGCTATGTGGCCCACCATTATTATCCTGTTCTGAAATAAAGGGACATGAGGGAATTTGGCAGCTATCAAAAGCTGGTGTTGTAGGGATAACAGTGGCCATTGTGTTTACTGCCACAGTCATATGCATGGTTCTGCTTTACATCATGCTGAGAATATGGTGCAATTGGAGAAAAGTTACAATTTCATGCTCAGAGACTGGTGGATTTGAGAGTAAAAGTAGAGAAGGGGAAAATTGGGTTTATGGAGAAGAGATTAAAAGTGGGAGTAAATATTGGAACACCACGTCACTGACTCCATCTAAAGGGAAGCAAACATCTAAAGGGACATGCATGTTTAACCTTAGTGTGAGTTCATCAGACAGCACAGAAAAACCATTAGTTTGA